The following is a genomic window from Phaseolus vulgaris cultivar G19833 chromosome 6, P. vulgaris v2.0, whole genome shotgun sequence.
tctaccacatcataatttttatttttatttttattttattgtttatattgggtagtaagttatgtaatgttaaaaattaatttgctATGAAAGAATGAAGCACAATCTGCTATGTGTCATGTGCAAAGATATGACCGATAAAATTCAGTCTTTGACGTAGAAGATATGCTGACTATCGAACATCGACGCTACCCAATGACATACACAGttaaattaaatgaatgatGGTGTGATTGTGGGGAATTTCAAGGTTTACGTCTGCCTTGTTCACATGTAATTGTTGTTTGTTCATTTTGTCATTTACAGGTAACGACATTTGTGACCCAATATACAATTTGCACAATATTTTAAAGGTTTATGAGGTCCAATTTAATCCAGTTCGAAATTAGGATTATTGGTCTACTTACACGGGACCAAATTTCTTACCTGACCCCATCATGTGTCGACATCAATCAAGAAGACCTAGCACTCAACGCATTTGTAACGAAATGGAtgattcaatttcaaataagccaaaaaaatgtttatattgtAGAACGAAAGGTCAGAATAGAAGCAATTGTCCGCACATACAagcttaataataaaattcaattcaagtttgattattaatttcctcattttctttatctattcattcataacactcttagaacatccattttctttatctatgtatttattcattcaattcaaacatgatccatataCGATTATCCAAtattttgttccttaaaactaacactcttagaaaattatgtatcaaatgaatttttaacatcacataacttactatccaatatataaacaataaaattaaaaaaaaaaattatgacatggcagagtcgtgtcaaattaagacgatttgtgcatatgaagtcatgctaaatttacataaatttttttaaacggacccaattttaataaaaagtaaaaaaaataactccatCATGGTAAAAAAACACAAAGGTAAAAACTCTTATATGCAGTGATTGTTTAACCATTTTCAGTGTGAAGATTTAAACACATGTAATGGTAATCTAGACTTAAAGAAATTGATCATAATAGCATACTCTTCAGTACACTTCTTTTCCATATCATTTCTCAACAGCTGGGGAAAAAATAACCAATTCGCAGTCACAATCAAGAAGGCCACCACAAGTAGTCCTGACATGAGACGGTGCAATCGCCACCGCCGACGGAGAACCATTTTCTTTGTTGCCACCTCTGCCACCGTGCACACGCCGTGAAGCACAAAAAAACATGTTACTTCCCATGTGGGAGGCACACGTATAACGTAATAATAAATTAACTCATGCATAAGTCCCGACACAAAGAATGTGGCAAACATGGCTACTAACATGGCATACGAAGGGTCCATGAAAGAAGTAGATATACGTCGTACAGGGTCGTATATTGAGGGACGTAGAATACGAGAAACCATAAGGTTCCATCTATGACCCCAAAACTCTTGAAGCGAGGAGGAAAGGTAGGGTTCGTCGAACTGTGATTCTATCTCAACGCCAAAAATGACTCGAACAGGTGTTGCAACAATGGCCAACACCACCTCTAAGCCAAGGTACAAGTGGCAACAGTAGAGTAGCAGCAATAAATAAGGGTGCAAGTGTTGATTGTTGTGATGAATAGCTACTATGACTGCAAAAATAAGTGCTTTAAGGGGCAAAAGCCATTTGGGTTTGTTGGTGGTGGTGTTTGGTTTGGGAGTGATGGGGAGGGAAGCTATGGAGATGAAGTGAAGAACGTTTGGGGGAGATAGGGCAAGAGGGCCTTGGTTGAAGGAGAAAAGGATGAGTTTGAAAGTGGCAAGCCAAACGAGGAAGAAGGAAGTGTAGCCAGCTAAGTTAGGTGAAGAGATTTTGAAGGGAAAAGTGATTAAGATGTAAAGAATTGGAAGGAGGGAGAGAAGTCTGAAGAAGCCTTTTGGTATTTTTGCAGCTATGTAATAGCAATAAGAGAGACCTAAGATGGCTGAAATCCATACTTTGATGAACTTTTGAATTTCAGCCTCCATCTCCTTCAATCTATGTCATCAGTTTCTGAAATTCTATGGAAATGATGAGTAATATTATATAGATGGGTggaacattttttaattaatcaacaTGTCCATGTTCAAGACTTAGACTTTTTTCTGAATAgtacagaaattaaaaaaaaaactccagcTCAACCACGTTTTATTTTTCAACATAGAATAGTTTACTATTTAAAATGTTTGATTATGTGGATGTAATATTCACAGAAGAAAGTGAAAATATATCTGTCATTTGAATTCAAACTTTCTTGGGAAATGGGGAAGAGAATGAGAAAATAAACCCTAAAATAAACCCGCAAAGaaatatagagaaaaaaatcaaatcatgtgttattttttattttatttttgtttattttattattttattttactgttTGTAGTATTTTGTATGtaaggttttttaatattaaaaaacaatttattttatttatttatatgagatgtgatttattttgcaattttatagtatatgcttaatattttaagaaactataactacaagaaaatctaaatttttagatactaaaataattagttgcaatagtaactaaattagagacaattttagaaactaaaacaaaatttggtttctaaattagtttctattatgattagtatctaattagcaaccaaggttttaactaccaattatttagtttctaattagataccaatttaaaaactatttaataataatagaaaccaaattttgttttagtttataaaatagtctctagtttagttactattgcaactaattattttggtatataaaaattgatttctatttcatgatttttttgtagtataCTTCATGttcagtttttatttaattttttggtgttgtgtttatattaatatagttttgtgtataattattacgtttatgagttataatttatttgataataatttgttatgaaattcttttatattgttaacttttatttttcattactacatggtttttaatattaaaaaataattttttttatttatataagatctaatttattttttaattttatagtatatgtttaatattttaataaattactttaagttctgtttttatttaatttattgaatacttattttctttctaattataatttttaaattataactatttttacatttaatacatatttattttctaattatcatttttaaatctatgtgaaagttgtttatttttaaacaaaaataacttattttattattaaatttttttaatagacaaaggtaaatttgcaaaataatattttacatctttaaaaaaattataattttttcatcgTCATTACATCACTCACAAATCCTCATAAATTTTCTTCACACATGAACtctaacatatatatatatatatatatatatatatatattaatttaaacaaCTTCACTTTTTTCAGACTTTCTTCTCACATCTTCACACATTATCTTTCTTAAATCCTTACACATCCACTTCACAATTCAAGCTTCACAATTCAAGCTGACCATAAAACATCACCACCCCAATTCAAACACATCCTAAAAGTGAGAATTTGATTATTGGGAAGTCTAATTCTCACATATTTTTACATGAAAATTTTCTTGGAATTTGGATTCGGAGGACCTAATTTTGCATGCcgttttgaatttttattttttctattttaaaattagtaaatGACCATACCTATATATTTCTAGTTAACATTGTCaactacattttttaaaatcatatcaaaaaaaaattatttaccaaTAACAATAAACATCCACaaagtttaatattttctttttaaaagtttaacCTATTATATTCAATCTTAcataattcaataattttttcctttcacaaataatttaaaatttattttctttatttttaattaaatttttcgcaacatcttttttacctattttaaaattttattattcctttcttcttcctccctcactctttaaataaatataaaaagctCCTCTCCGATAAAGTTTCAGATgccaaaattaagaaaaatatttaaaatatttttttatgtacaatatttttaaattttattttattattccaCTCTCACCCATTCTACTACAAAGAAACAAAACATAaccaaagattttttttttcaattttcgtAGTATTTACAGATAAATGTCTGTTTGGAATGACAATTACATGGAAATAATTTATGATGTGgaatagaataaaatataaaacacgatccacaaaaatatatattatattcgGAAGTAAACGAGTGGTTCTATCAATTTGTTATTGCCGCCACAGACAAAATTTTATTGACTTTCAGTAATTGTTCGCGCCAGAAGATGCAAAAGGAACCTACTTCTTTCTTTCCAATTTCTTCACACACAAAAATTCATtatcatattataatcacaacaTATTGTAGTTTTATTTAGATAGATTTTATCAACGTTCTATGTACTAATATAATTGtttgttaatataatttattatttagttgTAAACACGTAACATGcaaactaaatatataatttaatttttcaataaataaatattacctTATTGATCCTCGTTTAAGAAAATTTCACAAATTAGTTATCATATCTTAAAAAGATCTTGatatattatttcataattaggatcattcttttatttatatattttttttcaattaacatCTATTAAATAGTTGGTAGTTATCCAGAGACTACAAGGAACATACTTTAAAATCATCTCCATTGAAGAGATGACAAATGAATCTTCATGTCCAAAAATTATGATACTGCTGGATTTGAGGATCTCAAAGATCCAATACCAAAAGGAGAATTGCAATTTTTAGTTCAGTTTTCTTTTGGATGAAATGTGATACAAAGAAACTAATATTCTTAgaatatttattcttttaactTTGTTGCATCTTTGtagtttctgtttttctttcg
Proteins encoded in this region:
- the LOC137833066 gene encoding probable long-chain-alcohol O-fatty-acyltransferase 4, which encodes MEAEIQKFIKVWISAILGLSYCYYIAAKIPKGFFRLLSLLPILYILITFPFKISSPNLAGYTSFFLVWLATFKLILFSFNQGPLALSPPNVLHFISIASLPITPKPNTTTNKPKWLLPLKALIFAVIVAIHHNNQHLHPYLLLLLYCCHLYLGLEVVLAIVATPVRVIFGVEIESQFDEPYLSSSLQEFWGHRWNLMVSRILRPSIYDPVRRISTSFMDPSYAMLVAMFATFFVSGLMHELIYYYVIRVPPTWEVTCFFVLHGVCTVAEVATKKMVLRRRWRLHRLMSGLLVVAFLIVTANWLFFPQLLRNDMEKKCTEEYAIMINFFKSRLPLHVFKSSH